One genomic window of Oncorhynchus nerka isolate Pitt River unplaced genomic scaffold, Oner_Uvic_2.0 unplaced_scaffold_2739, whole genome shotgun sequence includes the following:
- the LOC135567030 gene encoding uncharacterized protein LOC135567030, translating into MSDTLTLPATWNRETLDNLGVLPLYLTSSFYKNFSKNVKGQFLQSFLKVLRKNGTSRQKKRRMKTAIRQSIIDQSQSKRSIVSECTVGNITQVTISENTFPFNYETVTKFNCCLTAKTVVDNLDAIATKVDDLEYLEVVLARLREAYSANSTIPEAKVQVLGPASRVATNADITMWNITKIDTLSALMDSSNGNWDAVMAQAIISKYLSNSGNTLGSAELNSIGGPNLCSLDISLLKTITQSSLR; encoded by the exons atgtcAGATACACTGAC ACTCCCAGCTACCTGGAACAGAGAGACCCTGGACAACCTGGgtgttctacctctctacctgacaTCCTCCTTCTACAAGAACTTCTCTAAG AATGTAAAGGGCCAGTTCCTACAGTCATTCCTGAAGGTGCTGAGGAAGAATGGAACGTCCAgacagaagaagaggaggatgaagacgGCTATCAGACAGTCCATCATCGACCAATCACAGTCCAAACGCTCCATAG TGAGTGAATGCACGGTGGGAAATATCACTCAAGTCACGATCAGTGAGAATACGTTCCCCTTCAACTACGAGACCGTGACCAAGTTCAACTGCTGCCTGACGGCCAAGACAGTCGTTGACAACCTGGACGCCATCGCCACCAAGGTGGACGACCTGGAATACCTTGAAGTGGTCCTGGCGAGACTCAGAGAG GCCTACTCCGCAAACTCCACCATCCCAGAAGCGAAGGTGCAGGTTCTTGGGCCGGCTTCGCGCGTTGCCACTAACGCTGACATCACCATGTGGAACATCACCAAGATCGACACACTGTCAGCTCTGATGGACTCCTCCAATGGAAACTGGGATGCTGTTAtg GCGCAGGCCATCATCAGTAAGTACCTGAGTAACTCAGGAAATACTCTGGGCAGTGCCGAGCTCAACTCCATCGGAGGACCCAACCTGTGTTCACTAGACATCAGCCTCCTGAAGACCATTACACAGAGTAGCCTGAGGTAA